In Castanea sativa cultivar Marrone di Chiusa Pesio chromosome 6, ASM4071231v1, a single window of DNA contains:
- the LOC142638138 gene encoding tetraspanin-19 yields MGRLVRSCMQSILKLVNSLIGMVGMAMILYALWMIRVWQRHMADLPFGGGSDYAVPWFIYTFLGLGVTLCVITCTGHIAAETANGCCLYLYMLLVFLLLLLEAGVTADVFLNRNWEEDFPVDPSGNFAQLKDFVRSNFEICKGIGLSIVSVQGLSLLLAMILKALGPHQYYDSDDEYAPDRVPLLRNAVVVGDPVYGSNRDAWNIKINDKTTR; encoded by the exons ATGGGTAGACTAGTGAGGAGCTGCATGCAATCGATACTGAAGCTGGTGAATTCATTGATTGGGATGGTTGGGATGGCCATGATTTTGTATGCTCTATGGATGATTAGGGTTTGGCAGAGGCACATGGCTGACTTGCCTTTTGGTGGTGGCTCTGATTATGCAGTTCCATg GTTCATTTACACTTTCCTTGGCCTTGGAGTCACTTTATGTGTGATCACATGCACAGGTCACATTGCTGCAGAAACTGCTAACGGTTGTTGCCTTTATTTG TATATGCTGCTTGTCTTTCTGCTCCTCCTGTTGGAAGCTGGAGTTACTGCGGATGTATTTCTAAACCGTAACTGGGAGGAG GACTTTCCAGTGGATCCAAGTGGGAACTTTGCTCAGTTGAAAGATTTTGTCAGGTCAAACTTTGAGATCTGTAAGGGGATAGGCTTATCCATTGTGTCTGTCcag ggACTGTCTCTATTATTGGCAATGATTCTCAAAGCTCTTGGGCCACATCAATATTATGACAGTGATGATGAGTATGCTCCTGATAGAGTTCCACTCCTGAGGAATGCTGTTGTTGTTGGTGACCCTGTCTATGGGTCTAACCGAGATGCAtggaatataaaaattaatgacaAG ACAACCAGGTAA